The Salvelinus namaycush isolate Seneca chromosome 30, SaNama_1.0, whole genome shotgun sequence region GTTCTTGAATTACAAATGCAGTACTTTCTCAGATTTACAGTACCGGCATGTTATTGTGACGTGTTGTTTTTGCAATTTTCCCGGTTGATGCTCCAGTATTACAGCAGGGGGTGCTGGTGGCCTTATTGATTTGAGTTAGTGTGTACAGTAGCTTTGCATTTTATTATACATACACTGACTGTAGTATGACCTGATTTGACTAATATCAGACCTGCATATAGCATGGTTAATATTTTAATTTGAATATCATGTGAAATATCTTCAGTTTCCCTTATAAATCTGTGTTGCAGACATTGCTAATCGTCTCATTTTTGACAGCTTTCCAATCCAGACACAAGCATTGCAGCCACCTTATTGGGTGTCTGAAATACCGAGTAGAAGAATATTCACAAATATCTACCCCcccaataacaaaaaaaaaaacttcagacatttgacatttttatttGCTCTAAATTCCTTTACATTGACATTTTGCCTTACAGCTGTGATCCCCTGTGGTCAGAGAGTGTTGACAGTGCTTTTTAAGGGGGGAGAGGGTCAACATTGCACTACAGACCACTCAATTGTCCAACAAGTGCTCTGCAATACCATAAATGTGTATCTCCAAACTTGATCTAACACAGTGACACTCCACAGAGCAAAGGTAAAACATAACATTAATCCCAACATGGTGTTACTTCAGATCAAGCACTTCAATTTGGCTTCCAGATGCAGCTTTTGAAGTACTCCGTCTCTCCTAATGTCATTACTCTGGGTGTAACAACATGCATAGTAGAATAAGTGATAGAAGTGAACCGGTACATTGAACACAGTAAGTAAACCCACATTTCCATCTAAAAAGGCACTGAGAATTTCCTACATCCCTGTTTTAGAACATTTGCATAACTGAATAAATATGTGCACTGTTGATCAATATCAAATTGTGTCAAATGAAGAGCACAATTGTCATACAATACCAGTGCTGAGTGCACCAATGGTGTGAATTAGTGGTAAACTAAAACAAGGGCTGTGCATTCATGGTATATAAACTAGAAGTAGGGGCTAAAAAACAGTAAGTACCATAATTAgaatagcaataaaaacagtataTTATTTGTCAATTTACCATTACCAGTAGTTATTTCATACAGCTTCACTTCTTATTTGGGATTTGTCTTGTTAATATCAGGTGAAGGAGCAATGAGGGCTCATTAGAGAAAACAGATTCCAACTGTTTACATGTCTCCACTTCAAACCCACTCTGAAACACATCACCTGACTATGGTGAATAGACATGCTGATTGTCTGAGCATCAGTTCAGGAGGCGTCCAGCCATTAGCAGCATCAGTTCAGGCTATGCGGGTGTACAGTAATGATAAGACAGGTATCCAGCATGCCCAGCAGTTCTTTACTGCCCACAGCTCCAAATCATACATGTCCAGATACTGATGCATTTCAATGCCAAAGCCATCAAGGAAAAAGTTGATTGATGAAtgtccacaaatttcttgtctcAAACGGTGAAGGCATTTTCCAGTGCCAGTTCCCTGGCATTTTATTGGTGTGTTACGTGATTGATGATCATTTCCTGCAAGAAGGCCTAATAGTAAATAGCCTCGTCTGTCCTTCTCCTTTCACTATTCATGATTTGGTTAATATTCATTCTAGAATTAATGCAGTACCTTACCAGAAGGTCTCTAGAAATACTAAACTATATTAAGTGATACAAATAAAGCGATAAGTGTCTACCACAGATTTAACTCCTCCTCATAGCTCCTTTTTTCCGTCGCAAAGTGTCATCAGCGCTTCATCCATGTCACTACAAAATCATATTCCACTAACATTCTTCTACATACTCAACTGAATCTAAAACTTgaaaatggaaatgaaaattgaCTTCCTACAGAGAGCAACCCTGGCAAAACCCTGAAGAAATGTGCGATTTAAGCAAAGATGAATCATCTTGTGCAAAAACAAACAGTCACATCACATTAAACTGAGCTAGCCTCCAGCCTCTAGCATGATAGGACATCCCTTCTGGACTAAAAGCATTGATTTGAGTGAGAACTTTAGCCACGGGACCTCAGAGTGCCTCATTGGCCAGAGTTTCAGTGGAGAGCCATATCTTTGCCCCGTTCAGGAACTTGCTGAGAGGAGTGCCCAGGATGCTGCGGCGGCACATGTTCCCCACGGGAGAAAAGGGGAAGGAGGAGCTGAGGTACTCTGGAGTTGAAGAGGGCTCGTGGGTGGAACCGGCCTTAAAGTACATCCTGCTATGGTCTGATGGGGGGGCGTTGGAGGTCGGGGTGCTGGCCGGAGTGGCCCCCTTGTACTGGCGTAGCTGGCTCTGCAACTTCTCTACCTCATCAGCCAGCTGGGAGAGCTTGTGGTATGCGGTTACAGGGCCGCCCTTGGGGATGCTGGCTTCAGGGACCCAGCGCAGGAAGTAGAGCCTCCACAGGGCCAGGTGTGAAGGCAGGAGCTGGGGGATGAGCATCCCCTGTAGGTCTGCGGGCCGGGAGACCCAGTCCCTGAAGAAGCGCTCTGTTGGGCTCTCCACCACCTCTCTGATCTGGGAGAAGTCTGGTTTGAGCCGCGACACGAGGGAGTTCCGTCTGGTCAGGGTGAGGCTGTCATGGCCGTCCATCAGGATGTTCCTCAGGGAAGAGGGCATCCCTCGGAGTGTAGAACTGTAGTTTTTCTGGAAGAGAAAGGAACACACTCATTTACAAGTTATTTAATTTAGAATGTACATGCATGTAGATGGTGTTGATTTTACTTTGAGGAACATGACATTTTGATCTTCATGAATTCAGGTTATTTCCAGGCATCTGGGACTGTCCCTGGATAGTCTTGCATAGCTTTTCTTGCAAAGCTCCCTAATTTACCCATCTAGAATTGAAATGTACTTATCCTGTTAAGGGGTGGTTGAGAACTCTCATTGTATTCATTTGCATTCTCAAACAAAGAGAGCAAACTGACCTTAGTGCGTCTGAAGGACTTCACTGCTCCGTTCTGAACACAGGTGGCACCTTTGCCAACATACATGGGGTTGTTGAAAAGGGCCTGGTCTTTGGGGGTGAACTGCTGTGACCAGTCCCAGACAGGGGGGAAACGCAGGGCCTTCTCCTCCCCCACAGAGATGCACTTACTCTGAGCAAAGTCCTGTGGAGGAGGACAGGTAAGGTTACTAATACTTCTCACAGCTGCACACAGTTCTGAGCTGTATCATATCAGAGGTGCGTTGACGGAGTTCAATACAACCGCAACTATGTTGTGAGGGTTGAGGGGGAACTTCCTGTTTTTGtctctttttgtgtgtgtgtgtgtgtgtgtgtgagctcctCACCATGCTGTTCTCAGTGCGCTGCTGGGGACAGTTGAAGAGGAAGGTGCTGAAGACAGGGATCCACATGCTGTCACTGAGCACAGTCAGGTAGGTCTCAGTGAACTCAAAGGCTGCTGGGTACTGATTTATAATCTGCCACACACAGTCCAGGAACAGCTGGAACAGAGGAGACtgaggggatgggaggagaggaagagcggGAAAGGTAAAGAATATTGTGAttaagggcggcaggtagtctagcgaTTAAAAGCGTttggccagtaatcgaaaggttgctggtttgactccctgagccaactaggtgaacaatctgttgatgtgcccttgagcaaggcacttattcagtgcgacttacaggagcaattaaggttaagagtgtttgctaaatgactaaaatgataAATTATTAAAATCACTGGGCACAAAACAATGACAACATTTCAAAGTACAACTCCATGTCAAGCTCCATTTCAAGTATGCAAATAGACAGAGCCTACCTCCTCTTTGTCATTCTTCTTCAAATGGTTGCACCGGTCGAGGAAGCGATGGCCAGCCATCACCCACTCCTTCTGCACCAGGCTCTGGAAGCCAGTGAGGCTACGGAAGTGAGGGTCCAGCATCAGTTGTACCAGAGAGGACACCACACAGCTCAGGTCCCTGTCTTCTTCctctggagagagaagagagacagaaaagaaGAGAGAAATACAGGTAGTAAGACCgacaagacacacacagacaggaaacatacagagagacagacaactaAAGGACAAAACCATGTATTTCTTTACCTTGCAGAATGACAGACACATGTTTTCCCTCCAGCAAGTAGACTACCTCGGCTGAATGCTTCAGGAAGGCCCTAGAGCCAGGAATATGAAAGGATACAGTTGACTTTACTCTAGGTACAAATATGTAACATTTACGCATACATCTTAAGTACGACATTCATTAAATCTGACCAAAAATTGAGTCCAACCAAAATGATCCTGTACTTGCGCCGTAAATATTACCACCTTTAAAAAGTGGAAATAAAAggactaatatatatatatatatatatatatatatatataccagatggtagagagagaaccAGCTGGAGCGTTTGTCAATGCTAGTACTTTTCTAAATGAAACTTCATGCAGGACAGGACAGCGGCAATGCCAGTGCAAACAGCAAGGTGAGCCAACCTGCTGAGCCAGTGGTGTCTCAGTATTTGTACATACCTGACATACTCCAGCCATCGAGAGCTTTCCATGGACGACAGCCACTTCTCCTCAGACTCCTCAAAGGGCtctgcacacaaacaaacagttaAATATCCCAGGCGCTTTCAGAATGCTTTCAATAAAAGCCTAAGAACAACAAAGTGCcttcataaaaaaacaaatagatCACAACATTAATTTGATTGATTTCAATTCCTTACCGATGACACAGATCTGCCGCACTTTGACAAACGCAGCCTGGATGTCCTGGATGTTGGGCAGGTTCTTGTCCAGGTCGGACTTGAGGACGTCACTGCGCTGTGGGTGGCTCTTTGTTATGGCACTACAGATCCTACCACAGCACAGAGCAGGAAAAGACTGTTGGAAATGGTCTTAACGGCACTGCTTATTTGACAAGcagttaatttatttatttggtACTGCGAGTCTGGACAGAATAGTTTGCCAATCTCACTTGTCAATTATGCCAAAATAGCAAATCACAGTGCTGACATGATAATCACACAATTTGAAAGGAAATTGAAAACAGATGGTTGTAGTGAACAATATGAAAAcaacaaataaaatgttttcatTAATATTCTATTCAGTCTTAATGTACCTCTGGTCCAGCTTCCTCTGCTGCAGTGGGTCACTGATGCTGGCCATGCGCACCAGGGCACTGCCGTTGGGGTGATTCCAGCACCACAACTAAGGGGAAAACACCACCTTGTCATGGTTcagcagtcacacacaaacaGCCTCCCTCGTTCTCTCACTTACACTCAAATGCAATCACTCCTCTCAAAGCACTTAACAAATCGGCGTCATTAATGCTTGACAGAAACAGTCTGTCTAGGGAATTCTGTCTAAAACAGCGAGAAAGGCTTTTATTAAGCAAAAGCTGTTGTTTTTTGAGATGAGAGGCTGGCCACTCACAGGGATGCGGTGAGCAGTGAAAAAACACAAGTACTGCTTCAGGTCTTGATCCGCCAGGGACACTGGGACCACAAAGTACTCtgggagactggagagagaaagataagagGGAAATATGCATTACATAGATGCTCCAAACAGCAAGAGGTTAACATTTGATGCCACTGAGTCAGGCGCCATATTAGCCACAGCAGATTCTGAATGGTTCACCACAATATGAAAAGAAATAACTCAAAATCTGTGGCAGCAAGTGAAGCAATTACTACATTTCCATCTCAACAAAGATTCTATTACATAAAGTGTCAATGTAAGCCATTACCTAAGTGTGTTACATAAAGTACTACAGTTCTGCCTGATGAGGATTAGGACACTAATGAGCTACGTTAATCATAATCCAAATCTGGTAATAATCCATGCTGTCATTTAGAAAATGAGCTCAGGCCTGCAGTAGCCCTCCCTCCTCACTCCCCTAAACTATGTGGGCCCCACCTGGGTGAGACGACGTAGCCCTCGTTGATGGAGCACACCCTCCACTCCGCTGCACCCGTTCTCTTGATCTCTCTGTCCCATTCAGAAGGCCGGTCAAACAGGGGCATCTGCAGTCCTCCTCCGGGATCTACTCCATTAACTCGCTCCCCTGAACATGTAGCAATGAGCGCTTGCTAattaaagacacacacacctgcttgCTGTGTTTCCTTCAACTCAAACATTGCAACAACTGTAAATATATGTTCTTTATTGAAGAGCCACATTTGATACAACCAATGCCCCGGTGTTCCAACAAAACTCAATTGATCACATTGTTCTGTTAACAGTGTATTCAGCATGTTTTCCTTTAGGTTCCTCACATGTCATGTACAGTGGGGATGCTATTGATAGCTAGAACAGTTTGGTAGGCCACAGGGAATAAGGGTGTGTCAAAGCCTTTTCACTCAGAACCAGATGATTAAGCAATGTACTGTATACCTACCCAAGGATCCATAGTATTGCTTCCCTACGTACTCGAAGCCAAACAGCAGCTGGGGATCAGCGGGCTGGGAGTAGTGAGCGATGGCCAGGCAAACCTTAAAATCACAGGGTGGGGCAAACACATGACTTCAAAAGGAAGGAACTGAACAGGTCCAGgcaaatatacagtacagtgtcttcggaaagtattcagaccccttgactttttccacatttttttacgctacagccttattctaaaatggataacattcattttttcctcagcaatctacacacaaacctcaatgacaaagcgaaaacaggtttcgatttctttgcaaatttataaaaaataaaagaaatagatttatttttaatacatttgtaaagatttctaaaaacctgtttttgctttgtcattatggggtattgtgtgtagattaatgaggagaaaaaaaactatttaatccattttagaataaggctgtaacgtaacaaaatgtagaaaaagtcaaggggtctgaacactttccgaatgcactgtagggcCTAGTTATACGAGCCTGGAAGTTTTGCTGCTTTGCTGCTTTTTGACTGTAACACCATTGTATACACCTTTATATTATACGAGGAAACTTGTTTCCATAGCTAGGGCTGGcagtgaggacttgtgaagagcaGAATAAACAACCTCTGAAGAATCAAaacaatcaaacaagcgaaatgcgaGTATAGGGACAAGGTGGaatcacaattcaacggctcagacacaagacttatgtatttgtatttattatggatccccattagcttctgctttggcagcagctactcttcctggggtccagcaaaattaaggcagtttatgcaatttaaaaaaaacattacaatacattcacaacacactgtgtgccctcaggcccctactccaccacatatctacagtactaaatcaatgtatgttttcatgtgtgtgtatgcatgcgtctgtgccaatgtttgtgttgcttcacagtccccgctgttacatatgtttttttttaatctgttttttttaaatcaaatgttactgcttgcatcagttacttgatgtggaatagagctccatgttgtcatggctctctgtagtactgtgtgccttcccatagtctgttctggactgtgaagagacctcttgtggcatgtcttgtggggtatgcatgggtgtctgagctgtgtgccagtagtttagacagacagctcagtgcattcaacatgtcaatacctctcataaataaaagtagtgatgaagtcaatctctcctccactttgagccaggagagattgacatgcatattagctctctgtcactctgtgtacatccaaggtccagccgtgctgccctgttctgagccaattttaAATTTTCCTCAGTCCTTTTTTcaggcacctgaccacacgactcaaggtgcaacaaaactagggccttgttgatagtgttaagaaggcagagcatcgctttattttggacagacttctccccatcttagctactactgcatcaatatgttttgaccatgatagtttacaatctagggttactccaagcagtttagtcatctcaacttgctcaatttccacattatttattacaagatttagttgaggtttagggtttagtgagtgttttgtttcaaatacaatgcttttaggctaacttattcctttccACCCACtcaaactaactgcagctctttgttgcgtgttgcagtcatttcaggcgctgtagtagctgatgtgtatagtgttgagtcatccgcatacatagacactctggctttactcaaagtcagtggcatgtcattagtaaaaattgaaaaaagcaaggggcatAAACAGcaggggaattcctgattctaattggattatgtttgagaggcttccattaaagaacaccctctgtgttctgttagacaagtaactctttatccacattatagcagggggtgtaaagccataacacatacgtttctCCAGCAGCAGaatatgatcaataatgtcaaaagctgcactaacaagacagcccccccAATCATTTTGTCATCAGTTTCTCTCAGCcagtcatcagtcatttgtgtaagtgctgtgctccttccctataagcgtgctgaaattccattgtcaatttgtttactgtgaaatagcattgtatctggtcaaacacaattttttgcAGAAGTtgactaagggttggtaacaggctgattggtcttctatttgagccagtaaagggggctttactattcttgggtagcggaatgactttagcttccctccaggcgtgagggcacacactttctagtaagcttaaattgaagatgtggcaaataggagtggcaatattttctgctattatcctcagtaattgtccatccagattgtcagaccccggtggcttgtcattgttgatagacaattttttcacctcttccacactgactttacagaattcaaaaagtacaattcttgtctttcataatttggtctgatatacttggatgtgtagtgtcagcgtttgttcctggcatgtcatccctaagtttgcttatcttgccaatgaaaatgTCATAAAATTAGTTGGCagtatcagtgggctttgtgatgaatgagccatttgATTCAATGAATGTGGcagtctacaggaaatcacaccAAGGTCAcactcccagacaaactaaacaccttctgtGCCCGGTTTGAGGATAACAGTGCCACCGGCGTGGCCTGCTAACAAAgactgcgcccccccccccctcttctctgtgGACGAtgcgagtaaaacatttaaacgtgtaaccctcgcaaggctgctggcccagacgacatcactagccgtgtcctcagagcatgcgcagaccagctagctggtgtgtttacggacatattcaatcactccctatcccagtctgttgtccccacatgcttcaagatggctaccattgttcctgtacccaagaaggcaaagactgaactaaatgactacctccacgtagcactcacctctctcatcatgaagtgctttgagagactagtcaaggatcatatcatctccaccttacctgtcaccctagacccacttcagatcgccccaacaggtccacagacgacacaatcgccatcacactgccctatcccatctgaacaaaaggaatacctatgtaagaaagctgttcattgactacagctctgcattcaacaccataataccctccaaactcatcatcaagctggaggccctgggtctcaaccccgccctgtacaATTGGGtccaggacttcctgacgggccgcccccaggtggtgaaggtaggaaacatctccacttcgctgaccctcaacactggggccgcACATGctcaaccccctcctgtactccctgttcacacatgactgcgtggcgatgcacacctccaactcaatcatcaagtttgcagacaacagaagtaggcttgattaccaacaacgacgagacaacctacagggaggtggtgagggcactcggagtgtggtgtcaggaaaacaacctctcactcaatgtaaacaaaacaaacgagatgatcgtggacttcaggaaacagcagagggaacacccccctatccacatcgaagtgacagcagtggagaaggtggaacgttttaggTTTCTCTGCATacaaatcacagacaaactgaaatggtctacccgcgcagacagtgtggtgaaggcgcaatAGCGCCTTTAAAATTGTTAAACAttttggatagccttccacaagcttcccacaataagttgggtgaattttggcccattcctcctgacagagctggtgtaactgagtcaggtttgtcggcctccttgcttgcacgcGCTTTACCGGTTCTGGCCACAAATTTTCtgtagaattgaggtcagggctttgtgatggccactccaataccttgacttcatTGTCcttaagcatacttccaaagttgtggcaaaatggcttagagtcattgtacatttggaagacccatttgcaaccaagctttaacttcctgacatttctccaaaaagtacggtctttgtccccatgtgcagttgcaaaccgtagtctggctttttttaatggcggttttggagcagtggtttcttccttgctgagcggcctttcaggttatgttgatataggactcgttttactgtggatatagatacttttgtacccgtttcctccagcatcttcacaaggtcctttgctgttgttctgggttgttctaggagacagaacgtgtctccttcctgagcggtatgacggctgcatggtcccatggtgtttatacttgcatactattgtttgtacagatgaacgtggtaccttcaggcatttggaaattgctcccaaggatgaaccagacttgtggtctccaatgtttttctgaggtcctggctgatttcttttgattttcccatgatgtcaagcaaagaggcaccgagtttgaaggtaggccttgaaatacatccacaggtacacctccaattgactcaaataatgtcaattagcctatcagaagcttctaaagccatgacatccttttctggaattttccaagctgtttaaaagcacagtcaacttagtgcatgtaaacttctgacccactggaattgtgatacagtgaattaatctgtctgtaaacaattgttggaaaaagtacatgtgtcatgcacaaagtagatgtcctaaccgacttgccaaaactatagtttgttaacaagaaatttgtggagtggttgaaaaacgagttttaatgactccaacctaagtgtatgtatctttctttctctctctcggaggacctgagccctaggaccatgcctcaggactacctggcatgatgactccttgttgtccccagtccacctggccgtgctgctgctccagtttcaactgttctgcctgcggctatggaaccctgacctgttcactgtgattactattatttgaccatgctggtcatttatgaacatcttggccatgttctgttataatctccaccggcacagccagaagagtactggccacccctcatagcctggttcctctctaggtttcttcctaggttttaacctttctagggagtttttcctagccaccgtgcttctacacctgcatcgcttgctgtttggggttttaggctggatttctgtacagcactttgatatatcagctgatgtaagaagggctatatacatacatttgattttaaataaatttgatttgatgtaaactttcaacttcaactgtagatggaaacagaaaagtctgagGCTTCtgggtaaaacactggggtaaatccACTATGGAAATGCACCACTTGTCAGGTCAGGGAGTCTGGAAAAAACTCCTGGCCCCAACACCACAATCTAAGGGAGATGGTCTGCTATAATCTTTGAGATGTGACACCAGATTATTCTGTATTGTGAATGGAGACAGGTGTCAGTGACTCCATAGGATGTGCTGTCCCTTTTCAATGAGTTGTGTCTTTGAAATGCACTTTGAGGCACGTTCTGGCTGCCTCGGAGTCTGCTGACCACGGCCAGTGTTTTTTCTGTTCACCTTTTACAGGAGTT contains the following coding sequences:
- the LOC120025038 gene encoding myotubularin-related protein 10-like isoform X2 translates to MFSVKPMKPTFKSYLPPLQTELKQIPQPPIKKLEARLLPGEIVVNEVSFVRKCIGADSSHGDLWGKLICTNFKVSFITHDALPMQRFQVANRLLGEHDVPLACVEQVVTVNDAKGKQKVLCSNQKLKFNPTELILYCKDFRIIRFRFDEAGPQSAKKVCLAIAHYSQPADPQLLFGFEYVGKQYYGSLGERVNGVDPGGGLQMPLFDRPSEWDREIKRTGAAEWRVCSINEGYVVSPSLPEYFVVPVSLADQDLKQYLCFFTAHRIPLWCWNHPNGSALVRMASISDPLQQRKLDQRICSAITKSHPQRSDVLKSDLDKNLPNIQDIQAAFVKVRQICVIEPFEESEEKWLSSMESSRWLEYVRAFLKHSAEVVYLLEGKHVSVILQEEEDRDLSCVVSSLVQLMLDPHFRSLTGFQSLVQKEWVMAGHRFLDRCNHLKKNDKEESPLFQLFLDCVWQIINQYPAAFEFTETYLTVLSDSMWIPVFSTFLFNCPQQRTENSMDFAQSKCISVGEEKALRFPPVWDWSQQFTPKDQALFNNPMYVGKGATCVQNGAVKSFRRTKKNYSSTLRGMPSSLRNILMDGHDSLTLTRRNSLVSRLKPDFSQIREVVESPTERFFRDWVSRPADLQGMLIPQLLPSHLALWRLYFLRWVPEASIPKGGPVTAYHKLSQLADEVEKLQSQLRQYKGATPASTPTSNAPPSDHSRMYFKAGSTHEPSSTPEYLSSSFPFSPVGNMCRRSILGTPLSKFLNGAKIWLSTETLANEAL
- the LOC120025038 gene encoding myotubularin-related protein 10-like isoform X1, whose product is MFSVKPMKPTFKSYLPPLQTELKQIPQPPIKKLEARLLPGEIVVNEVSFVRKCIGADSSHGDLWGKLICTNFKVSFITHDALPMQVPPLLTMLISVLFSQRFQVANRLLGEHDVPLACVEQVVTVNDAKGKQKVLCSNQKLKFNPTELILYCKDFRIIRFRFDEAGPQSAKKVCLAIAHYSQPADPQLLFGFEYVGKQYYGSLGERVNGVDPGGGLQMPLFDRPSEWDREIKRTGAAEWRVCSINEGYVVSPSLPEYFVVPVSLADQDLKQYLCFFTAHRIPLWCWNHPNGSALVRMASISDPLQQRKLDQRICSAITKSHPQRSDVLKSDLDKNLPNIQDIQAAFVKVRQICVIEPFEESEEKWLSSMESSRWLEYVRAFLKHSAEVVYLLEGKHVSVILQEEEDRDLSCVVSSLVQLMLDPHFRSLTGFQSLVQKEWVMAGHRFLDRCNHLKKNDKEESPLFQLFLDCVWQIINQYPAAFEFTETYLTVLSDSMWIPVFSTFLFNCPQQRTENSMDFAQSKCISVGEEKALRFPPVWDWSQQFTPKDQALFNNPMYVGKGATCVQNGAVKSFRRTKKNYSSTLRGMPSSLRNILMDGHDSLTLTRRNSLVSRLKPDFSQIREVVESPTERFFRDWVSRPADLQGMLIPQLLPSHLALWRLYFLRWVPEASIPKGGPVTAYHKLSQLADEVEKLQSQLRQYKGATPASTPTSNAPPSDHSRMYFKAGSTHEPSSTPEYLSSSFPFSPVGNMCRRSILGTPLSKFLNGAKIWLSTETLANEAL